In a genomic window of Balaenoptera ricei isolate mBalRic1 chromosome 3, mBalRic1.hap2, whole genome shotgun sequence:
- the CAPS gene encoding calcyphosin, which produces MDAVDATMEKLRAQCLSRGASGIQGLARFFRRMDRDGSRSLDAGELQRGLAELGLVLDTAEAQGVCRRWDRDGSGTLDLEEFLRALRPPMSQVREAVITAAFAKLDRSGDGVVTVDDLRGVYSGRAHPRVRSGEWTEEEVLRCFLDNFDSSEKDGQVTLAEFQDYYSGVSASVDTDEEFVAMMTSAWRL; this is translated from the exons ATGGATGCTGTGGACGCCACCATGGAGAAGCTCCGGGCCCAGTGCCTGTCCCGAGGGGCCTCGGGCATCCAGGGTCTGGCCAG gttTTTCCGCCGCATGGACCGGGATGGGAGCCGGTCCCTGGACGCAGGGGAGCTCCAGCGGGGCCTGGCCGAGCTGGGGCTGGTGCTGGACACGGCCGAGGCGCAGGGCGTGTGCAGGCGCTGGGACCGTGACGGCAGCGGGACGCTGGACCTGGAGGAGTTCCTGCGGGCGCTGCGG ccccccatgtCCCAGGTCCGGGAGGCGGTCATCACAGCCGCGTTCGCCAAGCTGGACCGCAGCGGGGACGGCGTGGTGACTGTGGATGACCTCCGGGGAGTGTACAGCGGCCGCGCTCACCCCAGGGTGCGGAGCGGGGAGTGGACGGAGGAGGAGGTGCTCCGCTGCTTCCTGGACAACTTTGACTCCTCCGAGAAGGACGGGCAG GTCACGCTGGCCGAGTTCCAGGACTACTACAGTGGCGTGAGCGCCTCTGTGGACACGGATGAGGAGTTTGTGGCCATGATGACCAGCGCCTGGCGGCTGTGA
- the VMAC gene encoding vimentin-type intermediate filament-associated coiled-coil protein encodes MSAPPPLQIREANAHLAAVHRRAAELEARLDAAERTVRTQAERLARHDQQLRAALDELGRAKDREIAALQEQLLTSEATVQSLQAAVCQRDKLIRQLQPRAELLQDICRRRPPLAGLMATLAEAERLGPLPASDPSHPLPGGPSSPLANSTGEEEDRDHLQPAVFGTTV; translated from the exons ATGTCAGCGCCGCCGCCCCTGCAGATCCGCGAGGCGAACGCACACCTGGCTGCGGTGCACCGGCGCGCGGCGGAGCTGGAGGCGCGGCTGGACGCGGCCGAGCGCACGGTGCGCACCCAGGCCGAGCGCCTAGCCCGCCACGACCAGCAGCTGCGCGCCGCCCTAGACGAGCTGGGCCGCGCCAAGGACCG TGAAATTGCCGCTCTCCAGGAGCAGCTGCTGACCTCCGAGGCTACTGTCCAGAGTCTGCAGGCTGCCGTGTGCCAGAGGGACAAGCTCATCAGGCAGCTGCAGCCCCGGGCTGAACTGCTGCAGGACATCTGCCGCCGCCGGCCACCCCTGGCTGGGCTGATGGCCACCCTGGCTGAGGCTGAGCGCCTGGGGCCCCTGCCGGCCAGTGACCCCAGTCACCCACTCCCTGGTGGGCCCAGTTCACCCCTTGCCAACAGTACTGGGGAGGAAGAGGACAGGGACCACCTCCAGCCTGCTGTGTTTGGGACCACTGTGTGA